Within Candidatus Aminicenantes bacterium, the genomic segment TCGAGCGGCTCGTCGGCCGGCGGCGGGGCGTCGGATTGGGCCGCCGGGATGGGGACCGCCGTGGGGGCGATGTCGCGGGCCCAGGTGGTCTCGGGCTTTTCCCGCCCGGCCTTGAGCAGGGCGGCGTAGGCCGTCTCGATGTCCTGCAGAATCTTGGCCCGCTTTTTGTCGGAGAACTCCTCGGCAATGGGGTCGAGGACGATCGAAGTCCCGCCATAGAGCCGGCGCAGCCGGAGGTAGGCATTCTTGATGTCCGAGAAAGAGGCCTTGGGAGATAATTCCAGAACGTCCAAGTGTTTTTTCAGCTCCTCCGGCGTCATGCGTATCCTCCCGGAACGTTCACCTCGCGGCCGTTGATGATGTTGTCGACGATGGTTTCGACCTGCTTGGCGCAGCCCGTGGCC encodes:
- a CDS encoding helix-turn-helix transcriptional regulator, with the translated sequence MTPEELKKHLDVLELSPKASFSDIKNAYLRLRRLYGGTSIVLDPIAEEFSDKKRAKILQDIETAYAALLKAGREKPETTWARDIAPTAVPIPAAQSDAPPPADEPLDDLVFSGPVLRAVRESLGIELLEISKQLKLRGELLKSLEEERYEALPEEIYLKVHLKNVAACLRLKPAKVVDDYVARYREWKSHR